In the genome of Cryptomeria japonica chromosome 8, Sugi_1.0, whole genome shotgun sequence, one region contains:
- the LOC131857677 gene encoding uncharacterized protein LOC131857677, whose translation MVEAPPSVSTIVTTNAPSIVATTVVSKEASTTTTTSPSTETPLVTTTLIPAIPSSIATTSSQNVPKISVVIQKEATTPSTNTKLPPWMDIVAPKRKKRVILPDEFDFEQLTPPKSKSTKKPKTVSRVLVDPTTKMKYAEVMVPSSNKNKDNIQLGDYTMQTVELGVETHESVKLDSQTAVNSLMQRFDQERDEKNELKQKCEQLTSVLLKVIQSSQEFEPIVSSIDTEALEKVVQSQMQGVKTSLSQEVEDIGKSVTLWGKMEDFRIDILVENKVIPTREKYIQILSLLSHKKETIRSMIMELDREKKEGDDEIDLVSARVAEIPCYLYDDNQNLVTSDAFIQEFFF comes from the exons ATGGTTGAAGCTCCACCTAGTGTCAGTACCATTGTCACCACCAATGCACCATCCATAGTTGCAACCACAGTTGTTTCCAAGGAGGCATCAACAACAACTACTACTTCTCCATCAACAGAAACACCATTGGTTACCACAACCTTGATACCAGCAATTCCATCTTCTATTGCTACAACTTCAAGTCAGAATGTTCCTAAGATATCGGTTGTTATTCAGAAGGAGGCCACAACTCCATCTACTAATACAAAATTACCACCATGGATGGATATAGTAGCACCTAAAAGGAAGAAACGGGTAATTTTgccagatgaatttgattttgaacaaTTGACTcctcccaaatccaaaagtactaaAAAGCCAAAGACTGTTTCTCGGGTGTTGGTGGATCCTACTACCAAAATGAAATATGCTGAGGTTATGGTGCCATCTTCAAATAAGAACAAGGATAATATCCAACTTGGAGATTATACTATGCAGACTGTAGAGcttggagtggagacacatgagagtgtcaagttAGACTCTCAAACTGCTGTCAATTCTCTTATGCAAAGgtttgatcaagaaagagatgaaaagAATGAATTGAAGCAGAAATGTGAGCAGTTGACCAGTGTGCTTCTCAAGGTCATACAATCTTCTCAAGAATTTGAGCCAATTGTTTCTTCAATTGATACTGAGGCTCTCGAGAAG GTTgttcaaagtcaaatgcaaggtgtcaaaacttccttatctcaagaggtaGAAGATATTGGAAAGAGCGTAACTCTTTGgggtaaaatggaggatttcagaattGACATCCTTGTGGAGAATAAAGTAATTCCAACAAGAGAGAAATACATCCagattttgtcattattgtctcataagaaagaaacaataaggTCAATGATTATGGAGTTGGATCGGGAgaagaaggaaggtgatgatgagattgatcttgtTTCGGCAAGGGTAGCTGAAATTCCTTGTTATTTGTATGACGATAATCAAAATCTTGTGACCAGTGATGCCTTcatacaagaattttttttttga